The Edaphobacter sp. 12200R-103 genome contains a region encoding:
- the ppc gene encoding phosphoenolpyruvate carboxylase codes for MPSLWTPSNWPQRLSELLASTGELKEAPLRRDVRSLGMLLGEVLKEQSGEELYDAVEDLRRTAIARREADAAENNSAAAAQLQQSIHRVHTHADDLTRAYRLARAFSFYFELINLAETNHRKRRRSSSQLNDAPPQRGDLRGTLRRLREAGFDAKRAIEMLGRIVITPVFTAHPTEVARRSVMFKRRRISDLLERLDRIAVPEKELESLEDEVTGEITALWQTDDVRSARPTVRDEARMALDYYEASLFDTLPVLYTEVAAAIEAEYPEVKIPIADLPLLVTFGSWIGGDRDGNPFVTSQTTTESLAMAQGLLLNHYRRRLQDIFEQLGSSTQQVPVSKELQALLDRYLSQLRTAGQTGLEERFHFEYVRLLLACILMRLGATPQSAVPLPPKPALEPYSRKEDLLSDLSVLRSSLMENKGERLAQMLIDPLLIEVRTYGLHLQTLDIRQHARVHSAAVAEIAGCTQANADLSELRLPAALSPQTTEVLETFRAIAELKRKYPAEAIGQYVISGATSAEDVLNVLWLARLGGVRVEASGDGPGGDPGLQPVPLFESIEDLQNAAGIMRRLWSSEAFQPLLKSWGHRQEIMLGYSDSNKDGGMITSTWEIWKAHRELHRVAADCGVTLRLFHGRGGTVGRGGGPTHRAIFAQPVDSFSGELRLTEQGEVLNWKYSDVVLAERNLELMIAASLDALARPDAILKKDAKTPHLTGEITPAWETAMEKLSQTSFEFYRKHIIENPDTFTYFEQATPVAELENARIGSRPTKRTGKRSMADLRAIPWVFGWMQSRQLVPAWFGVGYALDAFVRENPDGLAQLQSMTRDFPLFLDIIRNVEMALAKSDFGIAQLYASLVEDGALRDRVYSMLKAEFDLTHKMLLAVTGQQRLLETNPVLERSIRLRNPYVDPMSLLQVELIRRKRMAAAKGEADSPELNRAISATINGISAGLRNTG; via the coding sequence ATGCCGTCTCTCTGGACCCCCTCAAACTGGCCGCAGCGCCTTTCGGAGCTGCTTGCTTCCACCGGTGAGCTGAAAGAAGCTCCACTTCGCCGTGATGTGCGTTCGCTCGGAATGCTGCTGGGCGAGGTTCTTAAAGAACAATCGGGCGAAGAGCTGTATGACGCCGTTGAGGACCTGAGGCGCACGGCGATTGCTAGGCGCGAGGCGGATGCAGCGGAAAATAACTCGGCCGCCGCGGCACAGCTGCAGCAGTCCATCCATCGGGTCCACACGCATGCGGATGATTTGACCCGCGCCTACCGGCTTGCACGCGCCTTCAGCTTCTACTTTGAGCTGATCAACCTTGCCGAGACCAATCATCGCAAGCGCAGACGAAGTTCCAGCCAGTTGAACGACGCTCCGCCGCAGCGCGGCGATCTTCGCGGTACGCTGCGCAGGCTGCGCGAGGCCGGCTTTGACGCAAAGCGGGCGATAGAGATGCTGGGGCGTATCGTGATTACGCCGGTGTTCACAGCGCATCCCACTGAAGTGGCGCGGCGCTCGGTCATGTTCAAGCGCCGCCGCATCTCCGACCTGCTGGAGCGGCTGGATCGCATCGCGGTTCCGGAGAAGGAGCTGGAATCGCTTGAGGATGAGGTGACGGGGGAGATTACGGCGCTCTGGCAGACGGACGACGTTCGCAGCGCACGGCCCACCGTACGCGACGAGGCGCGCATGGCGCTCGATTACTACGAAGCGTCCCTGTTCGACACCCTCCCGGTGCTCTATACGGAAGTTGCCGCGGCCATCGAGGCCGAGTACCCGGAGGTGAAGATTCCAATTGCCGATCTCCCCCTGCTGGTGACCTTCGGATCGTGGATCGGCGGCGACCGCGATGGCAATCCTTTTGTGACCTCGCAGACCACGACGGAGTCGCTGGCGATGGCGCAGGGGCTACTCCTCAACCACTATCGCCGCAGGCTGCAGGATATCTTTGAGCAGCTTGGAAGCTCGACCCAGCAGGTCCCGGTCTCGAAGGAGCTGCAGGCGCTGCTGGATCGCTATCTCAGCCAGCTGCGCACGGCCGGGCAGACCGGCCTTGAAGAGCGATTCCACTTTGAGTATGTGCGGCTTCTACTTGCATGCATTTTGATGAGGCTTGGAGCCACACCGCAGAGCGCGGTTCCGCTGCCTCCGAAACCAGCGCTCGAGCCTTACTCGCGCAAGGAAGATTTGCTGTCCGATCTTTCGGTTCTGCGTTCCAGCCTTATGGAGAACAAGGGCGAGCGGCTCGCCCAGATGCTGATCGATCCTCTACTGATCGAGGTGCGCACCTATGGTCTGCACCTGCAGACGCTCGATATCCGTCAGCATGCGCGTGTTCACTCGGCGGCGGTGGCTGAGATTGCGGGTTGCACCCAGGCTAATGCCGATCTATCGGAATTGCGGCTTCCGGCGGCGCTGTCGCCCCAGACCACCGAGGTGCTTGAGACCTTCCGCGCCATCGCGGAGCTGAAGCGGAAGTATCCGGCAGAGGCCATCGGACAGTATGTGATCAGCGGGGCGACGAGCGCAGAGGATGTGCTGAATGTGCTCTGGCTGGCAAGGCTCGGTGGCGTTCGCGTCGAGGCCAGTGGAGATGGTCCGGGTGGCGATCCCGGTCTGCAGCCGGTTCCGTTGTTTGAATCGATCGAAGATCTTCAGAATGCCGCCGGCATCATGCGGCGACTCTGGTCCAGCGAAGCGTTCCAGCCGCTGCTGAAGTCCTGGGGGCACCGCCAGGAGATCATGCTGGGCTATTCGGACTCGAATAAAGATGGCGGCATGATCACCAGCACATGGGAGATCTGGAAGGCTCATCGCGAGCTGCATCGCGTCGCTGCGGACTGCGGCGTGACGCTGCGGCTCTTCCATGGCCGCGGTGGTACGGTTGGTCGCGGGGGAGGCCCGACGCATCGCGCGATCTTTGCGCAGCCGGTGGACAGTTTCTCCGGCGAACTGCGTCTGACTGAGCAGGGTGAGGTTCTCAACTGGAAGTACTCCGACGTGGTGCTGGCCGAGCGCAACCTGGAGTTGATGATCGCAGCTTCGCTCGATGCCTTGGCCCGGCCGGATGCGATTCTCAAGAAGGACGCGAAGACACCGCACCTGACCGGGGAGATCACTCCCGCGTGGGAGACTGCGATGGAAAAGCTCTCGCAGACATCCTTCGAGTTCTATCGCAAGCACATCATCGAGAATCCCGACACGTTTACCTACTTCGAGCAGGCGACGCCGGTTGCGGAGCTTGAGAATGCGCGCATCGGCTCTCGCCCCACCAAGCGCACCGGAAAACGCTCGATGGCGGACCTGCGTGCGATTCCGTGGGTCTTTGGCTGGATGCAGTCGCGCCAGCTGGTTCCGGCCTGGTTTGGCGTCGGCTACGCGCTGGATGCTTTCGTGCGCGAGAATCCCGATGGCCTGGCGCAGTTGCAGTCGATGACTCGCGACTTCCCGCTCTTCCTCGACATCATTCGCAATGTGGAGATGGCGCTGGCCAAGTCCGACTTCGGGATCGCGCAGCTCTATGCATCGCTGGTGGAGGATGGAGCCCTGCGCGATCGCGTGTACTCGATGCTGAAGGCGGAGTTCGATCTGACGCACAAGATGCTGCTCGCCGTGACCGGCCAGCAGCGGTTGCTGGAGACGAACCCCGTGCTCGAGCGCTCGATCCGGCTGCGCAATCCCTACGTCGATCCGATGAGTCTGCTGCAGGTGGAGCTGATTCGCCGCAAGCGGATGGCTGCTGCCAAGGGAGAGGCAGATTCTCCCGAGCTGAACCGGGCGATCTCGGCGACCATCAACGGCATCAGCGCCGGGCTGCGGAATACGGGCTGA
- a CDS encoding carboxypeptidase-like regulatory domain-containing protein yields MQNTLPRCVRTLPRIVLPLLTMVLPPVSVLAQLSSAAVNGTVKDNTGAAIPKAVVVLQNTATSVERSTLTNDGGNYAFPSVAPGRYTVRVSAPSFQTEQINAFDVGVDQVIALNSTLRAGDVKVAVEVEAEGVQIESATSQLGTVMEQKKVQDLPLNGRNFTQLLTLTPGATPVSVGQNSSGGNTAVTAGSTFSFPSINGQPNRSNLYLVDGMNDNNAWYNTYAVAPVVDSIQEFKVNSHNDAQYGQVTGGVVNVATKSGTNAYHGALWEYIRNNAFDARPRFAALSAYHLNQFGGVFGGPLSIPKIYDGHNKTFIFFSYEGTRYSKGNGIYFLQPTAAQLGESTWGGPQDLSVADFSTATTGVTGCSDKTATSTSACQLYDPTVANTASNRPAFVGNQIPVSRIDPRSVALVHKIFSAPVNVPGFAPTQYNGVITTPTRQTSHNYSARIDQHVRDKDFIFFRYSGIRMNTVQPGNVPHLLTTTDLPAEQYGASWMHIFSTSTSMQVQYGRTHVGYNPDTRFDIPNADLLSTYGVDSSFSNFVGGVSLFPSISITGYYNGGENSTPSKNLSSIHEYKGQVIHTVGRHQITWGGGWDQANFEQYQRSGSITFNGASTGNFAGNPGSTVPSRQSTQSGNGLASYLLNFPSNFNFRNVLITERPGGIASAFIQDSFKMTPTVTINVGVRYDRTVIPQYGTDATIGQQGSIETGDFDFATGKYIIQVAPPLCSDRGHAPCLPSATLPANVVISPNRKIMRGTKTNVGPRFGLAWAINPKLAFRAGFGINYDNWSTVIQLPQNYQGSWPDVGTRALDNTNTPGNTYTPSQNPFGSSSGSQPAATPFDATNVNYFVDPNIKNPYSEQWNIGFEQQLTNNTVLSVNYVGSQSHRTDIGGYTNIGQPGPGASFAARRAAGTAGQPFPYTVPNRWDSSNGNASYNGLQASLLRQFRNGLGYTVAYTWSKAIDSGQSGWFGVEGNGLQNRYDLRGSRSVAAYDIPHMLSVGMNGELPFGKGRRFYTGNSFADFVLGGWQVNFIFTARSGQPFTINAAGDIANVGNGSTYERANVVGDPHLEHASAAKWFDTAAFAIPASGTYGNSSRNMLRTQRLWNLDASVFRTFPIYHEMNLTFRAESFNVANHPTLGTPGTTITSPATFGVINSVAANTNQRLMQFAAKINF; encoded by the coding sequence ATGCAGAACACTCTTCCTCGGTGTGTCAGAACGCTTCCCCGCATCGTCCTCCCCCTTCTCACGATGGTCCTGCCCCCCGTCTCCGTTCTCGCCCAACTGTCGTCAGCGGCGGTAAATGGAACCGTCAAGGACAATACCGGCGCCGCCATCCCCAAAGCGGTTGTCGTGCTTCAAAACACCGCCACCTCCGTCGAGCGCAGCACGTTGACCAACGACGGCGGCAACTATGCCTTCCCCTCCGTCGCTCCCGGACGCTATACGGTCCGCGTCTCCGCACCTTCGTTCCAGACCGAGCAGATCAACGCCTTCGACGTGGGAGTAGACCAGGTCATCGCCCTCAACTCAACCCTTCGCGCAGGTGACGTCAAGGTCGCCGTCGAGGTTGAGGCCGAAGGCGTGCAAATTGAGAGCGCTACCTCACAGCTTGGCACCGTGATGGAGCAGAAGAAGGTCCAGGACCTTCCTCTCAACGGCCGCAACTTCACCCAGTTGCTCACCCTCACGCCTGGCGCTACCCCCGTGTCGGTCGGCCAGAACTCCAGCGGCGGCAACACGGCGGTGACAGCGGGCTCAACGTTCTCGTTCCCTTCCATCAACGGGCAGCCGAACCGTTCCAACCTGTACCTGGTCGACGGCATGAACGATAACAACGCCTGGTACAACACCTACGCGGTTGCCCCGGTCGTCGATTCCATCCAGGAGTTCAAGGTCAACTCACACAACGACGCGCAGTACGGCCAGGTAACTGGCGGCGTCGTGAACGTCGCCACCAAATCCGGCACCAATGCGTACCACGGCGCGCTATGGGAATACATCCGCAACAACGCCTTCGACGCGCGTCCCCGGTTCGCCGCTCTTTCGGCCTACCACCTCAACCAGTTCGGCGGAGTGTTCGGAGGTCCGCTGAGCATCCCAAAGATCTATGACGGCCATAACAAGACCTTCATCTTTTTCTCCTATGAGGGAACGCGCTATAGCAAGGGCAACGGAATCTACTTCCTGCAGCCTACGGCGGCGCAACTGGGCGAGAGCACGTGGGGCGGCCCGCAGGATCTTTCCGTCGCAGACTTCAGCACGGCCACAACTGGCGTAACAGGCTGCTCCGACAAAACTGCGACCAGCACATCTGCCTGTCAGCTCTACGATCCAACCGTCGCGAATACAGCCTCCAACCGTCCGGCCTTTGTCGGGAACCAGATTCCGGTGTCCAGGATAGATCCTCGTTCTGTCGCCCTGGTCCACAAGATCTTCTCAGCTCCGGTCAATGTGCCCGGCTTCGCGCCAACGCAGTACAACGGCGTCATCACCACGCCAACCCGGCAGACCAGCCATAACTACAGCGCTCGCATCGACCAGCACGTCCGCGACAAGGATTTCATCTTCTTCCGTTACAGCGGCATCAGGATGAACACGGTGCAACCAGGCAACGTTCCCCACCTGCTCACCACCACCGACCTTCCGGCCGAGCAGTACGGCGCTAGCTGGATGCACATCTTCAGCACCAGCACCAGCATGCAGGTTCAATACGGTCGCACGCACGTCGGCTATAACCCCGACACGCGCTTCGATATTCCTAATGCCGATCTCCTCAGCACCTACGGGGTCGACAGCTCCTTTTCGAACTTCGTCGGCGGCGTCTCCCTGTTCCCCTCCATCTCCATCACCGGCTACTACAATGGCGGCGAAAACAGCACACCCTCCAAAAACCTCTCCAGCATCCACGAGTACAAGGGTCAGGTCATTCACACTGTCGGTCGCCACCAGATCACCTGGGGAGGTGGCTGGGACCAGGCCAACTTCGAGCAGTACCAGCGCAGCGGCTCCATTACCTTCAATGGAGCCTCGACCGGCAACTTCGCCGGAAACCCCGGCTCGACCGTTCCCAGCCGTCAGTCGACCCAGTCCGGCAACGGTCTTGCCAGCTACCTGTTGAACTTTCCCTCGAACTTCAACTTCCGCAACGTGCTGATTACGGAGCGGCCGGGCGGCATTGCATCAGCGTTTATACAGGACTCGTTCAAGATGACGCCGACCGTAACCATCAACGTGGGCGTCCGCTACGACCGCACCGTCATTCCGCAGTACGGCACTGACGCAACGATTGGGCAGCAGGGATCCATCGAGACCGGCGACTTCGACTTCGCCACCGGCAAGTACATCATCCAGGTGGCGCCGCCGCTCTGCTCCGACCGTGGACACGCTCCCTGCCTGCCCTCGGCCACACTGCCTGCCAACGTTGTGATCTCCCCCAATCGCAAGATCATGCGCGGCACAAAGACGAACGTCGGCCCGCGCTTTGGTCTGGCATGGGCAATCAATCCCAAACTCGCCTTCCGCGCCGGCTTCGGCATTAACTACGACAACTGGTCGACCGTCATCCAGCTCCCGCAGAACTACCAGGGCTCATGGCCAGACGTAGGCACGCGCGCGCTCGACAACACCAATACTCCGGGCAACACCTACACTCCCTCGCAGAATCCCTTCGGATCGAGCTCCGGCTCGCAGCCCGCAGCCACGCCCTTCGATGCGACCAACGTCAACTACTTCGTCGATCCCAACATCAAGAACCCCTACTCCGAGCAGTGGAACATCGGCTTCGAGCAGCAACTGACCAACAATACGGTCCTGTCGGTCAACTACGTGGGCTCGCAAAGCCACCGCACGGACATCGGCGGCTACACCAACATCGGCCAGCCCGGTCCGGGAGCCTCCTTCGCTGCCCGCCGCGCCGCCGGGACTGCCGGACAGCCCTTCCCCTACACGGTCCCCAACCGATGGGATTCGTCCAACGGAAACGCCAGCTACAACGGCTTGCAGGCATCGCTGCTGCGCCAGTTCCGCAACGGGCTGGGCTACACCGTCGCATATACGTGGAGCAAGGCCATCGACTCCGGCCAGTCCGGCTGGTTCGGCGTAGAAGGCAACGGCCTGCAGAACCGCTACGACCTGCGCGGAAGCCGCTCGGTCGCCGCCTACGACATTCCTCACATGCTCTCTGTAGGAATGAACGGCGAACTACCCTTCGGCAAGGGACGGCGCTTCTACACGGGCAACAGCTTTGCCGATTTCGTCCTCGGAGGCTGGCAGGTGAACTTCATCTTCACGGCTCGCTCCGGTCAGCCCTTCACCATCAATGCTGCTGGCGACATCGCCAACGTCGGCAATGGAAGCACCTACGAACGCGCCAACGTTGTCGGCGATCCTCATCTTGAACATGCGTCAGCGGCAAAGTGGTTCGATACCGCCGCCTTCGCGATCCCGGCCAGTGGAACCTACGGTAACTCCAGCCGCAATATGCTGCGTACGCAGAGGCTGTGGAACCTCGACGCCTCCGTCTTCCGCACCTTCCCCATCTATCACGAGATGAACCTCACCTTCCGGGCCGAGAGCTTCAACGTGGCCAACCATCCCACACTTGGAACTCCCGGAACGACGATCACCTCGCCCGCCACCTTCGGAGTCATCAATAGCGTAGCCGCCAATACCAATCAGCGCCTGATGCAGTTTGCCGCCAAGATCAACTTCTAA
- a CDS encoding sensor histidine kinase — MTTDFQTQITELQREIEFMRERENVLMQIDATTRTATDPTEITFSAATLLGRHLRVNRCAYAEVELDQDTLVVIGNFIDGLPSMVGSYTLRQFSSAAYDLLTASKPFIVEDTETDPGCASGIEAFRAAGVRATISYPLMKEGRLTAILAVHTMEPRRWHKQEVTLVASIAARCWESIERARALRALEADREELRRRSIESERQHAELQTIYDTAPIGLAYFDLDDYHYLRLNDNQAAFFGLKPSQVVGKTLTQMSHIPVLRELFDQVARGEPVVNYPLEGTLVTDPADHRYWTVSYFPVYGPDGAMQGITAASLEITQQKKAEKALIQTEKLAAVGRLAASIAHEINNPLEAVTNLLYLAQHSGSLDEVHDLLQTADAELQRISVIAAQTLRFHRQANSPQEIDTAALVDETLNVYHGRLRNSPAQVSTRMRAERSVRCFDGEIRQVLANLIANALDAMSSTPGDLFLRTREGTNWSTGERGVVFTVADTGSGIAKDTAQRIFEPFFTTKGNIGTGLGLWISREIITRHRGTIRLRSSQSPTRHGTIFAIFLPFDAARR, encoded by the coding sequence ATGACCACGGATTTTCAAACGCAGATCACGGAGCTTCAGCGCGAGATCGAATTCATGCGCGAACGTGAGAACGTGCTCATGCAGATCGACGCCACCACTCGCACCGCCACCGACCCCACCGAGATCACCTTTAGCGCCGCCACTCTTCTGGGCCGCCACCTCCGCGTGAACCGTTGCGCCTACGCAGAGGTTGAACTCGATCAAGATACTCTGGTCGTTATCGGCAACTTCATCGATGGCCTGCCGTCGATGGTCGGCAGCTACACGCTGCGTCAATTCTCCAGCGCTGCTTACGACCTGCTTACTGCTAGTAAACCTTTCATCGTTGAGGATACCGAGACCGATCCTGGCTGCGCCTCAGGAATCGAAGCCTTTCGTGCAGCCGGCGTACGGGCGACCATCTCTTACCCGCTGATGAAGGAAGGGCGACTCACTGCCATCCTCGCGGTTCACACCATGGAACCGCGCCGTTGGCACAAGCAGGAGGTCACACTCGTCGCTTCGATCGCAGCGCGCTGCTGGGAGTCCATAGAACGCGCACGCGCGCTCCGCGCTCTTGAAGCCGACCGTGAAGAGCTGCGCCGCAGGTCCATCGAGAGCGAGCGGCAGCATGCGGAGCTGCAGACCATCTACGACACCGCGCCCATCGGCCTGGCCTATTTCGATCTCGACGATTATCACTACCTTCGTCTCAACGACAACCAGGCTGCCTTCTTTGGTCTTAAACCCTCCCAGGTCGTAGGCAAAACGCTCACACAGATGTCACACATTCCCGTTCTCCGCGAACTGTTTGACCAGGTCGCCCGCGGCGAGCCTGTCGTGAACTATCCCCTCGAAGGAACTCTCGTTACAGATCCGGCCGACCATCGTTACTGGACGGTCAGCTACTTTCCCGTCTATGGTCCGGATGGAGCCATGCAGGGGATCACTGCAGCCTCGCTTGAGATCACGCAACAGAAGAAGGCAGAGAAGGCACTGATCCAAACCGAAAAGCTCGCTGCTGTCGGCAGGCTGGCTGCCTCCATCGCTCACGAGATCAACAATCCCCTGGAGGCCGTCACCAACCTTCTCTATCTGGCGCAGCACTCAGGCTCACTCGATGAGGTTCACGATCTTCTTCAAACCGCCGACGCCGAGTTGCAACGCATCTCCGTCATCGCCGCGCAGACCCTTCGTTTTCACCGCCAGGCCAACAGTCCCCAGGAGATCGATACCGCGGCGCTCGTCGATGAGACGCTCAACGTCTATCACGGACGTTTACGCAACTCTCCCGCGCAGGTCTCTACGCGAATGCGGGCTGAGCGCTCCGTTCGATGCTTCGATGGCGAAATCCGTCAAGTGCTCGCGAACCTGATCGCGAACGCGCTCGATGCAATGAGCTCGACTCCCGGAGACCTTTTCCTTCGCACCCGGGAGGGTACCAATTGGTCGACAGGGGAGCGCGGCGTCGTCTTTACCGTCGCCGATACCGGCTCCGGTATCGCAAAGGATACGGCTCAGCGCATCTTTGAGCCCTTTTTCACCACCAAGGGAAACATCGGCACCGGCCTCGGCCTCTGGATCAGCAGAGAGATCATCACCCGCCATCGTGGCACGATTCGGCTTCGCTCCAGCCAGTCGCCAACCCGCCATGGCACAATCTTCGCGATCTTTCTTCCGTTCGATGCCGCAAGGCGCTGA
- a CDS encoding MFS transporter produces the protein MADGDSRSSARAGDAFRSRNFRLYQSARLLAVIGAEAQSLAVAWQVYQITNSALDLGLTGLSLFLPGLIFMLAAGHTADRYDRRRIILLCYGLQAVCTSILLWLSLHPWALAGHRVWPIYAVLVGIGMGRAFSGPASSALLPSLVPKDHFVNAVTWGATIYQIANMSGPAVGGLLFTLPLAGTLLPLRGAPIVYLFTLTMLLGYLVLVGMMRPDTIERKASSFSTRTVLAGLEYVWRTKLLLGSISLDLFAVMLGGAVALLPIFAKDILHAGPRGLGLLRAMPSVGALAVSLLLVARPIKRRAGVTMLICVAIFGAATIVFGLSRNLWLSLVALIITGASDMVSVVVRSSMLQLATPPEMRGRVSAVNWLFVGASNEFGEFESGVTANWLGAVPAVILGGIASVIVTFSASIIFPKLRRADALTAESLMEINQELSAAEAID, from the coding sequence ATGGCTGATGGTGACAGTCGATCTTCCGCGCGGGCGGGGGATGCCTTTCGTTCGCGTAATTTCCGTCTCTACCAGAGCGCAAGACTCCTGGCGGTTATTGGCGCTGAGGCGCAGTCGCTCGCCGTCGCCTGGCAGGTCTACCAGATCACGAACTCCGCACTCGACCTCGGACTGACTGGCCTCTCGCTCTTCCTCCCCGGCCTTATCTTCATGCTCGCCGCCGGACACACTGCCGACCGCTACGATCGCCGCAGGATCATCCTGCTGTGCTATGGCCTGCAGGCAGTCTGCACCAGCATACTGCTCTGGCTCTCCCTCCATCCGTGGGCCCTCGCTGGCCACCGCGTCTGGCCCATCTACGCTGTGCTGGTCGGAATCGGTATGGGCCGGGCCTTCAGCGGTCCCGCTTCCAGCGCACTGCTCCCCAGCCTCGTGCCGAAGGATCACTTCGTCAACGCCGTCACCTGGGGAGCCACGATCTACCAGATCGCAAACATGTCAGGCCCCGCAGTCGGCGGCCTTCTCTTTACCCTTCCGCTCGCCGGCACTCTGCTCCCGCTCCGTGGAGCCCCCATCGTCTATCTCTTCACCCTGACCATGCTCCTGGGTTATCTCGTCCTCGTCGGAATGATGCGCCCCGATACCATAGAAAGAAAGGCCAGCTCTTTCAGCACACGCACCGTGCTCGCCGGTCTGGAGTACGTCTGGCGAACCAAGCTGCTGCTCGGCTCCATTTCCCTGGACCTCTTCGCCGTCATGCTCGGCGGTGCGGTCGCACTGCTTCCCATCTTCGCCAAAGACATCCTGCACGCCGGGCCGCGCGGCCTCGGACTTTTGCGAGCCATGCCCAGCGTCGGCGCTCTCGCTGTCTCCCTGCTGCTCGTCGCTCGCCCCATCAAACGGCGGGCAGGAGTAACCATGCTCATCTGCGTGGCCATCTTTGGAGCGGCAACCATCGTCTTCGGACTCTCCCGCAACCTCTGGCTCAGCCTGGTAGCGCTCATCATTACTGGCGCGAGCGACATGGTCTCGGTCGTCGTCCGCTCCAGTATGCTGCAGCTTGCCACGCCACCTGAGATGCGAGGCCGCGTCAGCGCCGTCAACTGGCTCTTTGTTGGAGCCTCCAACGAGTTCGGGGAATTTGAGAGTGGCGTTACTGCCAATTGGTTGGGGGCTGTCCCGGCCGTGATCCTCGGCGGAATCGCTTCCGTCATCGTGACATTCTCCGCCTCCATTATCTTCCCCAAACTCCGCCGGGCCGACGCCCTCACTGCCGAGTCGCTCATGGAGATTAACCAGGAGCTCAGCGCCGCAGAAGCAATCGACTGA